One Chryseobacterium indoltheticum DNA segment encodes these proteins:
- a CDS encoding N-acetylmuramoyl-L-alanine amidase produces MRKTLYIIGLSIFAFSCTSQKNIKKNTYRPKTAVTQPKTVTNSASQEKNKPQITKESGAEFFTTNIADITKNDNTASYGSIVSAKPAGYKVVKTYFPAIAQNFRQKYLILHYTVLPDDKSITVLTQQGVSAHYLVNNLGDNEIYQLVDENKRSYHAGVSAWRTDKNLNDTSIGIEIVNMGYTADATGAKIFQPFSDDQIKKVAALAKDIVKRYNIPATNVLAHSDIAPARKQDPGPQFPWKKLYDEYQIGMWYDEAAKQNFLTSAQTDVSMRYNETPFIFLVQTALQKFGYEVFPNGKWDDVTKKTIEALQYHFRPQNYDGIMDAETWAILQALNEKYPTK; encoded by the coding sequence ATGCGTAAGACATTATATATCATCGGCTTAAGTATATTCGCTTTTTCGTGTACATCACAAAAAAATATTAAAAAAAATACTTACCGTCCCAAAACAGCAGTCACACAACCAAAAACTGTAACTAATTCTGCTTCTCAGGAAAAAAATAAACCACAAATTACAAAAGAAAGTGGAGCCGAATTTTTCACAACCAATATTGCAGATATAACCAAAAATGATAACACAGCCAGTTACGGTTCTATTGTTTCTGCAAAACCTGCCGGATACAAAGTTGTAAAAACTTATTTCCCTGCGATTGCACAAAATTTCAGACAAAAATATCTGATTTTGCATTATACTGTTTTACCTGATGATAAATCGATAACGGTTCTTACTCAGCAAGGAGTGAGCGCACATTATCTTGTCAATAATTTAGGAGATAATGAGATCTATCAATTGGTAGATGAAAACAAACGTTCTTATCATGCCGGAGTAAGTGCGTGGCGCACAGATAAAAATCTGAATGATACTTCGATAGGAATTGAAATTGTAAATATGGGATACACCGCAGATGCGACAGGCGCAAAGATATTTCAGCCTTTTAGCGATGATCAGATCAAAAAAGTAGCTGCTTTAGCTAAAGATATTGTGAAGAGATATAATATTCCTGCAACCAATGTTTTGGCGCATTCAGATATTGCTCCGGCAAGAAAACAGGATCCGGGTCCACAGTTTCCATGGAAAAAACTTTACGACGAATATCAGATCGGAATGTGGTATGATGAAGCTGCTAAACAAAATTTTCTTACTTCGGCACAGACCGACGTTTCAATGAGATATAATGAGACTCCGTTTATCTTTTTGGTTCAGACTGCATTGCAGAAATTTGGTTACGAAGTTTTTCCTAACGGAAAATGGGATGATGTTACAAAAAAAACTATCGAAGCATTACAATATCATTTCAGGCCTCAGAATTATGATGGGATTATGGATGCTGAAACATGGGCAATTCTTCAGGCTTTAAATGAAAAATATCCTACAAAATAA
- the aspA gene encoding aspartate ammonia-lyase — protein MENFRQESDLLGELNVPLNAYYGVQTQRAIDNFKISGQLLSSYPEFIKGLAYVKKAAAKTNYELGLLDQDLYFKISETCEELIGGLFHSEFPVDMIQGGAGTSINMNANEVIANRVLEKLGKNKGEYEFCSPNDHINLSQSTNDAYPTAIKMGLLQMNEKLVEKLIGIVDAFREKGKEFHDVIKMGRTQLQDAVPMTMGQEFEAFAATLEEDISKLNNNANLFVEVNMGATAIGTGINAPIGYATLCAKNLAELTGYPVVSAPDLVEATPDTGSYVIYSSAMKRLAVKLSKICNDLRLLSSGPRAGLSEINLPPMQPGSSIMPGKVNPVIPEVVNQVCFKVIGNDLTVTFAAEAGQLQLNVMEPVLSHAIMENIHFLCNALETLREKCVIGITANKDVCLNMVKHSIGIVTALNPYIGYKQSTKIAKEALETGKSVYNLVLEQNLLSQEKLDEILDPKNMLKPHNK, from the coding sequence ATGGAAAATTTCAGACAAGAAAGTGATTTACTCGGTGAACTAAATGTACCGCTAAATGCTTATTACGGAGTTCAGACTCAGCGAGCAATAGATAATTTCAAAATTTCAGGACAGCTGTTATCATCATATCCTGAATTTATCAAAGGTTTGGCTTATGTAAAAAAAGCAGCTGCAAAAACCAATTATGAATTGGGTCTTTTAGATCAGGATTTGTATTTTAAAATTTCAGAAACCTGTGAAGAATTAATCGGCGGATTGTTTCACAGCGAATTTCCGGTAGATATGATTCAGGGTGGGGCAGGAACTTCTATCAACATGAATGCTAATGAAGTGATTGCCAATCGTGTTTTAGAAAAATTAGGTAAAAATAAAGGTGAATACGAATTCTGTTCACCAAACGATCATATCAATCTTTCACAGTCTACCAATGATGCTTATCCTACTGCAATAAAAATGGGATTGTTGCAGATGAACGAAAAATTGGTGGAAAAATTGATAGGAATCGTTGACGCATTCCGTGAAAAAGGAAAAGAGTTTCATGATGTTATTAAGATGGGAAGAACGCAGCTTCAGGATGCTGTTCCGATGACAATGGGGCAAGAATTTGAAGCTTTTGCGGCAACTTTAGAAGAAGATATCTCAAAACTGAATAACAACGCCAATCTTTTTGTTGAAGTCAATATGGGAGCAACGGCAATTGGTACAGGAATCAACGCTCCAATCGGTTATGCAACGCTTTGTGCTAAAAATTTAGCTGAATTGACAGGATATCCGGTTGTTTCTGCTCCCGATTTGGTTGAAGCAACTCCGGACACAGGTTCTTACGTGATTTATTCTTCAGCAATGAAGCGCCTTGCTGTGAAACTTTCTAAAATCTGTAATGATTTAAGATTGCTTTCTTCAGGACCTAGAGCAGGATTATCTGAGATAAATCTTCCTCCGATGCAACCCGGTTCGTCTATTATGCCAGGAAAAGTAAATCCTGTAATTCCGGAAGTGGTCAATCAGGTTTGCTTTAAAGTAATTGGAAATGATCTTACCGTGACTTTTGCTGCTGAAGCGGGACAATTGCAGTTGAATGTAATGGAGCCTGTACTTTCGCATGCGATTATGGAGAATATTCATTTCTTGTGCAATGCTTTAGAAACGCTTCGTGAAAAATGTGTCATCGGAATTACTGCCAATAAAGATGTTTGCCTGAATATGGTAAAACACAGTATCGGGATTGTAACCGCTTTAAATCCTTACATCGGATACAAACAATCTACAAAAATTGCAAAAGAAGCTTTAGAAACCGGTAAAAGTGTTTATAATTTAGTTTTGGAGCAGAACTTACTTTCGCAGGAAAAATTAGATGAAATTCTGGATCCTAAAAATATGCTCAAACCGCACAATAAATAA
- a CDS encoding glycosyltransferase, with protein MKFLIIIPAHNEENNLPFTLDSLQQQSFKDFKVVVVNDGSTDKTSEVIKKYTDQDSRFETINLEKSLHQPGSKVVAAFKKGLQTQDLNQFDIICKFDSDIILAENYLQTVADSFMKNPDYGLVGGLLYVEKNGEWVYEGNSNKHHVRGPMKAYRKECFLQMGGLRETLGWDNIDAILLQNLGWKEIVLPNLHVKLIKVKGADYTIKPADYYGRYFYFLGLNRFLTYVAAAKEAAKIKSPSFLFQIISSYEKCKSQNLELKISKDEQKVINEQRWNQFKKKWFKM; from the coding sequence TTGAAATTTTTAATCATAATTCCTGCACACAACGAGGAAAATAATCTTCCGTTCACTTTAGATTCTTTACAACAGCAAAGTTTTAAGGATTTTAAAGTGGTGGTGGTGAATGATGGCTCGACTGATAAAACTTCAGAAGTCATTAAAAAATATACTGACCAGGATTCCCGATTTGAAACGATTAATCTGGAAAAGTCATTGCATCAACCGGGTTCAAAAGTTGTTGCGGCTTTTAAAAAAGGATTACAGACCCAAGATCTGAATCAATTTGATATTATTTGCAAGTTTGATTCAGATATTATTCTGGCTGAAAATTATTTACAAACTGTCGCAGATTCTTTTATGAAAAATCCTGATTACGGTCTGGTCGGCGGACTTTTATATGTCGAAAAAAACGGAGAATGGGTGTATGAAGGGAATTCAAATAAACATCATGTTCGTGGTCCGATGAAAGCTTACAGAAAGGAATGTTTTCTTCAAATGGGAGGTTTACGAGAAACGTTGGGTTGGGATAATATTGATGCAATTTTGCTTCAAAATTTAGGCTGGAAAGAAATTGTCCTTCCTAATTTACATGTAAAATTAATTAAAGTAAAAGGAGCAGATTATACCATAAAACCAGCAGATTATTACGGCAGATATTTTTATTTTTTAGGCTTAAACCGTTTTCTGACGTATGTTGCGGCAGCAAAAGAAGCTGCAAAAATAAAATCGCCTTCGTTTTTGTTTCAGATTATCAGTTCGTACGAAAAATGCAAATCTCAAAATCTTGAATTGAAAATTTCAAAAGATGAACAAAAGGTGATTAATGAGCAGCGTTGGAATCAGTTTAAAAAGAAATGGTTTAAAATGTAA
- a CDS encoding lipopolysaccharide biosynthesis protein, producing the protein MSVVARQGFKYSIIGYVATLIGMFSIFIFTNDLFFYGKLRYIMSAAEMLVPFVVLGISYSNVKFFGKAHEDDKHQNLLSLSLGLVGINFLVFLIIFFLIPTVFPEFTKMKIWESKKYILPLVLTLSLCAIFNRYISNYKRIVVSNIFDNLLPKLANLGSFCLFFYFQFSEQIALAFFFGMFALMLSGYIYYTNKLEKINLDFSKDYFKKDNFYKEFAAYSFFGFLGTFGNHMAINNYMIGEFIGEEEIAVYSILLALISLISIPQLGLFNISAPIIRKNLADGDMEDLDRFHKKTSLTIYFLGAVLFGCIMVGFPYLTHFMPNKGDLLRMYEPVIWIWGSAVLMDLATGFNGNIISLSKYYKFNIIVMLLLAGLTISLNWYFINHTDLSLIGIALSTAISVTIYNLIKVIFNYFVFKVSPFSIEMIFVSIICTLAITVAIVLPVFHNNFINLVYKPAVVLILIFIGNHFTKIFPIEDYLNMRFIKSILKFK; encoded by the coding sequence ATGAGTGTAGTTGCAAGACAGGGTTTTAAGTATTCCATCATCGGATACGTCGCGACGTTGATCGGGATGTTTTCTATTTTTATTTTCACCAACGACCTCTTTTTTTACGGAAAACTAAGATACATTATGTCTGCTGCCGAAATGCTAGTTCCTTTTGTCGTATTAGGAATTTCGTATTCGAATGTGAAATTTTTTGGCAAAGCTCACGAAGATGATAAGCACCAAAATCTGCTATCGCTTTCTTTGGGATTGGTCGGTATTAATTTCTTAGTATTTCTTATTATTTTCTTTCTCATTCCGACTGTTTTTCCTGAATTCACCAAAATGAAAATCTGGGAAAGCAAAAAGTACATTCTTCCGCTTGTTTTAACGCTTTCTTTATGCGCAATTTTCAACAGATATATCTCCAATTACAAGAGGATTGTTGTTTCTAATATTTTCGATAATCTTTTGCCCAAATTAGCAAATCTGGGATCTTTCTGCCTGTTCTTTTATTTTCAGTTTTCAGAGCAGATTGCATTGGCTTTTTTCTTCGGAATGTTTGCTTTAATGCTTTCAGGATACATCTATTACACCAACAAGCTTGAAAAAATAAACCTTGATTTCAGCAAAGATTACTTTAAGAAAGACAATTTTTATAAGGAATTCGCGGCTTATAGTTTCTTTGGATTTTTAGGAACTTTCGGAAATCATATGGCGATCAACAATTATATGATTGGTGAGTTTATTGGTGAAGAAGAGATTGCCGTTTACAGTATTTTATTGGCACTTATTTCTTTGATTTCAATTCCGCAATTGGGATTATTTAATATTTCTGCACCTATCATCCGAAAAAATTTAGCAGATGGAGATATGGAAGATCTCGACAGATTCCATAAAAAAACATCGTTAACTATTTATTTCCTGGGAGCTGTATTGTTTGGTTGCATTATGGTTGGATTCCCATATTTGACGCATTTTATGCCGAACAAAGGAGATTTATTGAGAATGTATGAACCCGTAATCTGGATTTGGGGTTCTGCAGTTTTAATGGATTTAGCGACCGGTTTTAATGGCAACATTATCTCGCTTTCAAAATATTACAAGTTCAATATTATCGTGATGCTTTTATTAGCTGGTTTAACGATTAGCTTAAACTGGTATTTCATCAACCACACTGATCTTTCGCTGATTGGCATTGCGCTTTCAACCGCAATTTCAGTGACTATTTATAACCTTATTAAAGTTATTTTCAATTATTTCGTGTTTAAGGTTTCGCCTTTTTCTATTGAAATGATCTTTGTGTCGATTATCTGCACTTTGGCTATTACAGTGGCAATTGTTTTGCCGGTTTTTCATAATAATTTCATCAATTTAGTCTATAAACCTGCAGTCGTTTTAATCTTAATATTTATTGGAAATCATTTCACTAAAATATTCCCGATTGAAGATTATCTGAATATGAGATTTATTAAAAGTATTTTGAAATTTAAGTAA
- a CDS encoding FkbM family methyltransferase, whose translation MSLYQQLAEKLQYISPSFYKKRYFKSLKNLTKENFSGRNVEPELVWIKEYLQNDAVIFDIGANVGTFLYQFENKLNHKNIYAFEPNKKLNIRLKRLFPSMNISSVALSDENTTAQFKVPIIKGKMVASRGTLNTSYKEKDEENSYTETVEVVKLDDWAKSKNIKKIDFIKIDVEGNEMKTLFGGKETIQKFKPTLMVEMEQRHHDQPIWNEISEVENWGFEAHYLNRKTFTLEKLTEEILLKNISDEKNKTEYINNIIFIAKNH comes from the coding sequence ATGTCTTTATACCAGCAACTCGCAGAAAAACTACAGTACATAAGCCCAAGTTTTTATAAAAAGAGATATTTTAAAAGTTTAAAAAATCTTACAAAAGAAAATTTTTCAGGCCGGAATGTAGAACCTGAACTTGTTTGGATTAAAGAATATCTGCAAAACGACGCTGTAATTTTTGACATCGGAGCCAATGTAGGCACTTTCCTTTATCAGTTTGAAAACAAGCTGAATCACAAGAACATTTACGCTTTTGAGCCTAATAAAAAACTCAACATCAGACTAAAAAGACTTTTCCCGTCGATGAATATTTCTTCTGTGGCACTTTCTGATGAAAATACAACAGCACAGTTTAAAGTTCCGATTATCAAAGGAAAAATGGTTGCTTCGAGAGGCACGCTCAATACTTCTTACAAAGAGAAAGACGAAGAAAACAGCTATACAGAAACCGTAGAAGTTGTAAAACTGGATGACTGGGCAAAATCTAAAAATATCAAAAAAATAGATTTCATCAAGATTGATGTAGAAGGAAACGAAATGAAAACCCTTTTTGGCGGAAAAGAAACAATACAAAAATTCAAGCCGACTTTAATGGTCGAAATGGAACAAAGACACCACGATCAACCGATCTGGAACGAGATTTCTGAGGTTGAAAACTGGGGCTTTGAAGCGCATTATTTAAACAGGAAAACATTTACCCTCGAAAAACTGACGGAAGAAATCCTATTAAAAAACATCAGTGACGAAAAAAATAAAACAGAGTACATCAACAACATCATTTTCATTGCTAAAAATCATTAA
- a CDS encoding DUF2461 domain-containing protein, producing the protein MASQISPKIFDFLKLIEKNNNREWFNDHKNIFLEAQSDFQDFTEELIAEMGKFDENILKLDAKKSLLRIYRDTRFSKDKTPYKTYFGASLGMGKMNTKAGFYLHVESGKSFLASGIYLPEAPILKAIRKEISLFKDDFLKAVEDKDFKKVYGELDPEHKLKNVPQGFEKEDPMAEYLKLKSFIGVYNITNKDLSDKNAIKNISKIFEAAKPLNDFLDTSISNAQN; encoded by the coding sequence ATGGCATCGCAGATATCCCCTAAAATATTCGATTTTTTAAAACTCATCGAGAAAAATAATAACCGTGAATGGTTCAATGATCACAAAAATATTTTTCTTGAAGCCCAATCAGATTTTCAGGATTTCACTGAAGAACTGATTGCCGAAATGGGAAAATTCGATGAAAATATTTTAAAGCTTGATGCCAAAAAATCATTGCTAAGAATCTATCGTGATACCAGATTTTCAAAAGATAAGACACCCTACAAAACCTACTTCGGCGCATCACTCGGAATGGGAAAAATGAATACCAAAGCAGGTTTTTATCTTCATGTAGAATCTGGAAAATCTTTTTTAGCAAGTGGAATTTACTTACCTGAAGCTCCTATTTTAAAGGCAATTAGAAAGGAAATTTCTCTATTTAAAGATGATTTCTTGAAAGCCGTAGAAGATAAGGACTTCAAAAAAGTGTACGGCGAACTAGACCCGGAGCACAAGTTGAAGAATGTTCCGCAGGGATTTGAAAAGGAAGACCCGATGGCAGAATATTTAAAACTGAAAAGCTTCATCGGGGTTTATAATATTACCAACAAAGATCTTTCTGATAAAAATGCAATAAAAAATATTTCTAAGATATTTGAAGCTGCAAAACCTTTAAACGATTTTCTAGATACCTCAATTTCAAATGCTCAGAATTAG